From Microcoleus sp. FACHB-831, a single genomic window includes:
- a CDS encoding PspA/IM30 family protein, whose amino-acid sequence MGLFDRISRVVKANMNDLVSKAEDPEKILEQSIMDMGEDLVQLRQAVARAIATQKRTQQQYNQAQTEANNWQQRAQLALQKGDENLAREALVRKKSHADTAATLKTSLDGQTGQVDTLKRNLIALESKISEAKTKKDMLKARVQAAKAQEQLQNTIGSLNTNSAMGAFERMEEKVLMMEARSQAAQEIAGSSLEEQFLALEGGSDVDDELAAMKAQMLPGTSQPTQALPAASPTSSNKPNSAVDAELEELRNKLNQ is encoded by the coding sequence ATGGGATTATTCGATCGCATTAGCCGAGTCGTCAAAGCCAATATGAACGACCTGGTGAGCAAGGCTGAAGACCCAGAAAAAATTCTGGAGCAGTCCATCATGGATATGGGAGAAGACCTGGTGCAGTTGCGTCAGGCGGTTGCCAGAGCCATTGCCACCCAAAAACGGACGCAGCAACAGTACAACCAAGCTCAAACCGAGGCAAATAACTGGCAGCAACGCGCCCAGTTAGCCTTGCAAAAAGGTGATGAAAATCTAGCTCGCGAAGCTCTAGTCCGCAAGAAGAGTCATGCTGACACGGCGGCGACGCTGAAAACATCGCTTGATGGGCAAACGGGTCAGGTGGATACTCTCAAGCGCAACCTGATTGCTCTAGAAAGTAAGATTTCTGAAGCCAAGACCAAGAAGGATATGCTCAAGGCGCGGGTGCAAGCTGCCAAAGCTCAGGAGCAACTGCAAAACACGATTGGTTCGCTCAACACCAATAGCGCTATGGGTGCCTTCGAGCGTATGGAAGAGAAAGTCTTGATGATGGAAGCTCGTTCCCAAGCAGCGCAGGAGATAGCAGGTTCTAGTCTGGAAGAACAATTTCTGGCGCTCGAAGGTGGCAGCGACGTTGATGATGAATTGGCGGCGATGAAAGCTCAGATGCTACCAGGAACCTCCCAGCCAACTCAAGCCTTACCCGCAGCTAGCCCAACGTCGTCCAACAAACCCAATTCAGCGGTCGATGCGGAGTTGGAAGAACTACGAAATAAGCTCAACCAGTAG
- a CDS encoding NF038130 family PEP-CTERM protein translates to MVGIVKKFLIGASVAAGMSAIATAPAFAGTLTGATIGGTAASDYYVYDSDGTNTFLVPNNAANVQKALSGNAASPTGNVELRRSSEQANFDFTKNTTLTGQIGGKDITLSSLTESDWFGAGPKTYGQTNLANKWFNDFITKAGYGGVVGSGIAANMYTSFFGLGGFQASSDPNISYVNQNDSTGEISIGLAGHFNLKEAYANSPKFASFASLLPNGFQASEVVKYTYDGKTDYLYSFLATNSGLVNGAGQGADGKSHNGNYEVKMPGSKAVPEPSSVLALMALGGILASKRKLMKQA, encoded by the coding sequence ATGGTAGGAATCGTTAAAAAATTTTTGATAGGTGCATCTGTAGCGGCTGGAATGAGCGCGATCGCCACCGCCCCTGCCTTTGCTGGAACTCTAACAGGGGCTACCATTGGCGGAACAGCAGCCAGCGACTATTACGTTTATGATTCCGATGGTACTAATACCTTTCTAGTGCCAAATAATGCAGCAAACGTGCAAAAAGCCCTAAGTGGCAACGCCGCAAGCCCTACAGGGAACGTAGAGTTAAGACGTAGCAGCGAACAAGCTAATTTTGACTTCACAAAGAACACCACCTTGACAGGTCAAATTGGCGGTAAAGACATCACCTTAAGCAGCCTGACCGAATCTGACTGGTTTGGAGCCGGACCAAAAACATACGGACAGACAAACCTTGCTAACAAGTGGTTTAACGATTTCATCACCAAGGCTGGTTACGGTGGTGTTGTTGGAAGCGGTATTGCTGCAAATATGTATACTTCCTTTTTCGGCCTTGGGGGATTCCAAGCAAGCAGCGACCCTAACATCTCTTACGTCAACCAAAATGACAGCACTGGCGAGATCAGCATTGGGCTGGCGGGTCACTTCAATTTAAAAGAGGCTTATGCTAATTCGCCAAAATTTGCCAGCTTTGCAAGCTTGTTGCCAAACGGATTCCAAGCTAGCGAAGTCGTCAAGTACACTTACGATGGCAAGACTGACTACCTCTACAGCTTCCTTGCAACAAATTCTGGCTTAGTCAACGGTGCAGGACAAGGAGCTGATGGCAAGTCTCACAACGGCAACTATGAGGTTAAGATGCCTGGTTCAAAAGCAGTGCCAGAACCATCATCAGTGCTAGCACTTATGGCTCTGGGTGGAATCTTGGCATCCAAGCGCAAGCTGATGAAACAAGCTTAA
- a CDS encoding PspA/IM30 family protein, whose amino-acid sequence MGFTNRILRVIRAKLNKMIGRSEDPEKILEKAVAQMQENLIQLRQAVANAIATKKRTQRQLDGAKAKGDECYARSQLNWQKGDEKLAREALIKRRAYQGIAVAMEAHLATQKTVIEQLKKDMRKLEAKISELKTQKDLYIARVREAETSAIIKEMLDIDTSTSLDAFKKIEEKLLELEAQTEAIAELEIDELAEKFVSPEATKQIDDELTAIKAQLINRENLPPHLPTTDTQTVGLTSSEPIAAIDPSLEVDRSKLPSQLNGS is encoded by the coding sequence ATGGGATTTACGAACCGCATCCTGCGAGTGATTCGAGCCAAGCTCAATAAGATGATCGGTCGCTCTGAAGATCCGGAAAAAATCCTGGAAAAAGCGGTAGCTCAAATGCAGGAAAATTTGATTCAACTGCGACAGGCTGTAGCGAACGCGATCGCTACCAAAAAACGAACTCAACGACAACTCGACGGGGCAAAAGCCAAGGGTGACGAGTGCTACGCCCGCTCCCAACTAAACTGGCAAAAAGGTGATGAAAAATTAGCACGAGAAGCCCTGATTAAGCGCAGAGCGTACCAGGGAATAGCCGTTGCAATGGAAGCCCATCTAGCAACTCAAAAGACGGTAATCGAGCAGCTAAAGAAGGATATGCGGAAGCTCGAAGCCAAAATTTCCGAGCTGAAAACGCAAAAAGACCTGTACATAGCCCGCGTCCGCGAAGCGGAAACTTCTGCAATAATCAAGGAAATGCTGGATATAGATACCAGCACTTCCTTGGATGCCTTCAAGAAGATAGAAGAGAAACTTCTAGAGCTAGAAGCGCAGACAGAAGCGATCGCCGAACTGGAAATCGATGAACTAGCTGAGAAATTTGTCTCACCCGAAGCTACAAAACAGATTGACGATGAATTAACAGCAATAAAAGCCCAACTTATAAATAGGGAAAACCTACCGCCGCACCTCCCGACAACGGACACCCAGACTGTCGGATTAACGTCATCTGAACCTATAGCAGCGATCGATCCTAGCCTAGAGGTAGATAGATCGAAGCTACCCTCACAATTAAATGGTTCTTGA
- a CDS encoding co-chaperone YbbN codes for MSSVITITDAEFETEVLKSSHPVLVYFWASWCGPCRLVSPSVAWAAENYGDRLKVVKIEVDANRETVAKYKVEGVPALRLIKDNQEIASYEGAIAKPKLASFLDTHLSSC; via the coding sequence ATGAGCAGCGTTATTACCATTACCGATGCTGAATTTGAAACAGAGGTTTTGAAATCCTCGCATCCGGTATTAGTGTATTTTTGGGCTTCATGGTGCGGCCCTTGCCGCCTAGTGTCGCCGTCGGTGGCTTGGGCAGCCGAAAATTATGGCGATCGCCTCAAGGTCGTCAAGATAGAGGTAGATGCCAATCGCGAAACTGTCGCTAAATATAAGGTGGAAGGAGTCCCCGCACTGCGTTTGATTAAAGACAATCAAGAGATTGCATCCTACGAGGGGGCGATCGCTAAACCAAAACTAGCCAGCTTCTTGGACACTCACCTCAGCAGTTGTTAA
- a CDS encoding DUF721 domain-containing protein yields the protein MSFKSFNNILGALENQPSWQSVREFQRLLKCWPDVVGAAASSQTRPLAIQRGVLQVAASSSVWTQELTLRRPSILKKLNAVLGEQLTDMRFSTAQWQNKAPVDRQASVLWEKHPSRVVEERSATPVSQVLGGVSATAAFEQWAALVRSRSQHLPLCPACECPTPPGELQRWNVCSLCATRQWQDRQP from the coding sequence ATGTCTTTCAAATCTTTTAATAATATCTTAGGCGCTTTGGAAAATCAGCCCTCGTGGCAAAGCGTGAGGGAATTTCAACGTTTGCTTAAGTGTTGGCCTGATGTTGTGGGCGCGGCGGCGTCTTCTCAGACTCGACCCCTGGCGATTCAGCGGGGTGTTTTGCAGGTGGCTGCATCCAGCTCTGTTTGGACGCAAGAACTTACTTTAAGACGCCCTAGCATACTCAAAAAGTTGAATGCTGTCTTGGGGGAGCAATTAACTGACATGCGTTTTTCTACTGCTCAGTGGCAGAACAAGGCTCCCGTTGATAGGCAAGCATCGGTTTTGTGGGAAAAGCATCCCAGTCGTGTTGTTGAGGAACGTTCTGCAACTCCAGTCAGTCAGGTTCTAGGCGGTGTTAGTGCAACTGCGGCTTTTGAACAGTGGGCGGCTTTGGTGCGATCGCGATCGCAACACTTACCCCTTTGCCCAGCTTGCGAGTGCCCGACGCCACCTGGCGAACTCCAGCGCTGGAATGTCTGTTCTCTATGTGCTACTCGCCAGTGGCAAGATCGGCAGCCTTAG
- a CDS encoding LL-diaminopimelate aminotransferase translates to MQFAKRLQPLQSNVFADMDRAKAASRASGKDIIDLSLGSSDLPTSPHVIDAIAQSLSDPSTHGYLLFNATKDFRIAAANWYTQKYGIPVDPETEVLPLIGSQEGTAHLPLAVLNPGDFALLLDPGYPSHVGGVYLASGQIYPMPIVAENKFLPVFEDIPAPVLAQSRMMVLSYPHNPTAAIAPLSFFKEAVAFCQQHNIVLVHDFPYVDLVFPQDGNEHTPEAGLISNPTSLAPSILQADPDKSVSIEFFTLSKSYNMGGFRVGYAIGNADLIRALRQVKAAVDFNQYKGIFNGAIAALSGPQEGVKAMVDTFRSRRDAFINALHRIGWHVNTPDATMYVWAKLPENWAENSVEFCTKLVENTGVAASPGAGFGKSGEGYVRFALVHEPHILEAAVDRISVFLRSY, encoded by the coding sequence ATGCAATTTGCCAAGCGTTTACAACCATTGCAATCCAATGTCTTTGCCGATATGGATCGAGCCAAGGCTGCATCTAGGGCATCTGGAAAGGACATAATTGACCTGTCACTGGGGTCTTCTGATTTACCAACATCGCCTCATGTTATTGATGCGATCGCCCAATCCTTATCTGACCCCAGCACTCACGGCTATTTGCTGTTTAACGCTACTAAAGATTTCCGTATTGCTGCGGCAAACTGGTATACCCAGAAGTACGGCATCCCTGTCGATCCAGAAACTGAGGTGCTTCCCCTGATTGGTTCTCAGGAAGGGACAGCCCATTTACCATTAGCCGTGTTAAATCCGGGAGATTTTGCCCTGCTGCTCGATCCGGGCTATCCTTCGCATGTGGGTGGCGTTTATTTGGCTAGCGGTCAGATATACCCGATGCCAATAGTGGCTGAGAATAAATTTTTGCCTGTTTTTGAAGATATACCAGCACCAGTCTTAGCCCAATCGCGGATGATGGTGCTAAGTTATCCCCACAACCCCACAGCCGCGATCGCTCCTTTATCTTTTTTCAAAGAAGCTGTTGCTTTTTGCCAGCAACACAATATAGTTTTAGTTCACGATTTTCCTTACGTTGATTTGGTATTTCCCCAAGACGGAAACGAACACACCCCGGAAGCAGGGCTAATCTCTAATCCAACATCTCTAGCCCCTTCCATTCTCCAAGCCGACCCCGATAAAAGCGTTTCCATTGAGTTTTTTACTCTTTCCAAGTCTTACAACATGGGTGGCTTTCGGGTGGGATATGCTATTGGAAATGCCGACCTAATCAGGGCATTGCGGCAGGTAAAAGCCGCAGTAGATTTTAATCAGTATAAGGGTATTTTCAACGGCGCGATCGCCGCCCTGAGCGGGCCGCAAGAAGGTGTCAAGGCGATGGTAGATACTTTTCGCAGTCGCCGGGATGCCTTTATCAATGCGCTGCATCGCATTGGCTGGCACGTAAATACCCCAGACGCCACCATGTATGTGTGGGCAAAGCTGCCAGAAAATTGGGCAGAAAATTCCGTTGAATTTTGTACGAAGCTAGTTGAAAATACTGGTGTTGCTGCATCGCCTGGGGCTGGGTTTGGCAAATCTGGTGAAGGATATGTCCGATTTGCCTTAGTGCATGAGCCACATATTTTGGAAGCCGCTGTTGATAGGATATCAGTGTTTCTGCGCTCGTATTAA
- a CDS encoding M3 family oligoendopeptidase translates to MVQTSENPAGAGLTQLDSPQEWNLSDLYQGFDDPQLKLDLEALQQTATEFRGNYRGKVAELTPEQVAQCLQQLEAINEKAGYLYAFPSLVFSADTRNTQAKQFLDKVMEALTGIENQLLFFDLELQNLNSEKFSDLQSSPLLQTYSHYIERIAEFRPHKLSEEVEQTRNQSNLTGRQAFIQLRSVHLGEQEYQPVTTPDGKSANTEAELGALLFHPESAVRYDAYKSVRQVMQQHNSLYGFILNTVSQDHRIESQMRGYTSTLHKQLLADEVSEPVFRAIMEGTRSRFDLFQRYYRLKGEALGQKIRICDIYAPWTIGDEPTAPVNYKAGVETLLSALEQFDVNYARRAEEFFVNNWVDAKLRPGKRGGAFCSYTHGKHSYLLLSYTEDYNSLFTLAHEMGHGLHFAWIGDRQTYFNSNPPMVLAEIASTFNELLLLDYLLKTAADDKKLGKSLLTRQLEDQLNLLFRQSTISRLELAIHDRAAQSSFDRLFVNEKWTELYQELCGDAVEMLPEHQYDWARIGHIYFKPFYCYQYTASNIVSLACYQKYRQVGRDFIPGYFELLAAGGSMNQVEALRKYVGIDIEDPSTISSALDYVENLISQLQATL, encoded by the coding sequence TTGGTTCAAACATCAGAAAACCCAGCTGGCGCTGGTTTGACCCAGCTGGACAGTCCGCAGGAATGGAACCTCTCAGACCTTTACCAGGGTTTTGACGACCCCCAGCTAAAGCTGGATCTCGAAGCACTCCAGCAGACGGCGACCGAGTTTCGTGGAAACTACCGGGGAAAGGTAGCAGAACTGACCCCCGAACAAGTGGCGCAATGTCTGCAACAGCTAGAAGCGATTAACGAAAAAGCTGGTTATCTCTACGCCTTCCCCTCGCTTGTCTTCTCAGCAGATACTCGCAATACCCAAGCGAAGCAATTTCTCGACAAGGTGATGGAAGCGCTCACGGGAATTGAAAACCAGTTGCTGTTTTTCGACTTAGAACTGCAAAATCTCAACTCAGAGAAATTCTCGGATTTGCAGTCGTCACCCTTATTGCAAACTTACAGCCACTATATAGAGCGTATCGCTGAGTTTCGCCCTCACAAGCTTTCTGAGGAAGTGGAGCAAACCCGCAACCAAAGTAATCTTACTGGACGACAGGCGTTTATTCAGTTGCGGTCAGTTCATTTAGGCGAACAGGAATATCAACCAGTCACTACGCCTGACGGAAAATCTGCGAATACAGAAGCTGAATTGGGTGCGCTACTGTTTCACCCAGAGTCCGCCGTGCGCTACGACGCCTATAAGTCTGTGCGACAGGTGATGCAGCAGCACAATTCATTGTACGGCTTCATTCTGAATACGGTTTCGCAAGATCATCGCATTGAAAGTCAAATGCGGGGTTACACTTCAACTCTGCACAAGCAACTGTTAGCAGATGAAGTGTCTGAACCCGTTTTCCGGGCAATCATGGAGGGGACGCGCAGCCGGTTTGACTTGTTTCAACGCTATTACCGGTTGAAGGGAGAAGCACTGGGGCAAAAAATCCGCATCTGCGATATTTATGCACCTTGGACAATTGGCGACGAACCTACTGCGCCAGTCAACTATAAGGCTGGGGTGGAAACTCTGCTATCTGCGTTGGAGCAGTTTGATGTTAATTATGCTCGTCGTGCAGAAGAATTCTTTGTGAACAACTGGGTGGATGCGAAGTTGCGTCCTGGTAAACGCGGCGGTGCGTTTTGTTCTTACACTCACGGTAAGCACAGTTATCTCTTGCTGTCTTACACCGAGGATTACAACTCGCTGTTTACTTTAGCGCACGAGATGGGGCACGGGTTGCATTTTGCGTGGATAGGCGATCGCCAAACCTATTTCAACAGCAATCCGCCGATGGTGCTGGCAGAAATTGCTTCTACTTTCAACGAACTGCTGCTACTCGATTACTTGCTTAAAACAGCCGCCGATGACAAAAAACTAGGAAAATCTCTGTTAACTCGGCAACTAGAAGATCAGCTAAATCTGCTATTCCGTCAAAGCACCATCAGCCGCTTAGAGTTGGCCATTCACGATCGCGCCGCGCAAAGTAGTTTCGATCGCCTTTTTGTTAATGAAAAATGGACTGAACTCTACCAGGAACTTTGTGGCGATGCGGTAGAAATGCTGCCAGAACACCAGTACGACTGGGCGCGGATTGGTCACATCTACTTTAAGCCGTTCTATTGCTACCAGTACACGGCTTCTAATATTGTCAGCCTTGCCTGTTATCAGAAATATCGCCAAGTGGGGCGCGACTTCATACCCGGTTATTTTGAGTTACTCGCAGCTGGGGGAAGTATGAATCAAGTGGAAGCGTTACGCAAGTATGTGGGCATAGATATCGAAGATCCATCTACTATAAGCAGCGCTTTGGATTATGTGGAAAATCTGATTTCGCAGCTGCAAGCGACGCTTTAA